A single genomic interval of Brevibacillus brevis harbors:
- a CDS encoding biotin--[acetyl-CoA-carboxylase] ligase, whose protein sequence is MNIKQVILQAFRDQPGSFISGEELSQTCGCSRTAVWKHIEELRRDGYEVEAVRKSGYRLLVAPDRLSAAEIMAGLETNRIGQNVIAYDEVVSTQPLAHEAAAKGAVEGTIVLAELQTGGKGRLGRPWHSPKGTGIWMSLIIRPSIPLPKTPQMTLLTAVAVAKTIREETGLPVKIKWPNDIFIGDKKVCGILTELNAESDRVNYLVIGIGLNANSVESDFPPELAQIVTSLRIESGEPLKRVSLIQRLCRIFEEEYDHYLQAGFERVKQEWENHSYTIGKWVTLQTISQQLEGRAIGLDEEGVLKVEDQEGQIHKVYSADVNYRAND, encoded by the coding sequence CCGTGATCAGCCAGGCAGTTTCATCTCTGGTGAAGAATTAAGCCAAACATGTGGTTGCTCCAGGACGGCGGTTTGGAAACATATTGAAGAGCTGCGCCGGGATGGTTATGAGGTGGAAGCGGTGCGCAAATCGGGGTATCGCCTGCTGGTTGCCCCTGATCGCTTGTCAGCAGCAGAAATCATGGCTGGACTGGAAACGAATCGGATCGGTCAAAATGTCATCGCTTACGATGAGGTGGTATCTACACAACCACTTGCACACGAGGCTGCGGCAAAAGGGGCAGTAGAAGGCACGATTGTGCTGGCAGAGCTGCAAACAGGCGGGAAAGGCAGACTCGGCCGTCCATGGCATTCTCCGAAAGGAACGGGGATCTGGATGAGCTTAATCATCCGTCCTTCGATTCCGTTACCGAAGACACCTCAGATGACGTTGCTAACGGCTGTTGCTGTAGCGAAAACGATCCGGGAAGAGACTGGGTTGCCTGTCAAAATCAAATGGCCGAACGATATTTTTATCGGTGACAAAAAAGTATGCGGGATTTTGACAGAACTTAATGCTGAATCTGATCGGGTCAATTATTTAGTAATCGGAATAGGACTCAATGCCAATAGTGTCGAGTCTGATTTCCCACCTGAACTGGCACAGATTGTGACTTCGCTTCGAATTGAATCTGGTGAGCCACTCAAGCGTGTTTCGCTTATCCAGCGCCTCTGCCGAATTTTTGAAGAAGAGTACGACCACTATTTGCAGGCCGGCTTCGAGCGTGTAAAACAAGAGTGGGAGAATCATTCATACACCATTGGTAAATGGGTGACCCTCCAAACGATTTCACAACAGCTTGAAGGTCGTGCTATTGGTTTGGATGAGGAAGGTGTACTCAAGGTAGAGGATCAGGAGGGACAGATCCACAAAGTTTATTCGGCTGATGTCAATTATCGTGCAAATGATTAA
- the panB gene encoding 3-methyl-2-oxobutanoate hydroxymethyltransferase: protein MAQNDRPITTSSIRKKKEMGTPITMVTAYDYPSAKLVDEAGADMILVGDSLGMVVLGYDSTIPVTMEDMLHHTKAVTRGAKRAFVVADLPFLSYHGTVEEAVKNAGRLMQEGLAKAVKMEGGRELAPIITRCVQAGIPVVGHIGLTPQSVHQLGGYKVQGRDLEAAKKLLEEALAIQEAGAFAIVLECVPEEVAGMIADKLDIAVIGIGAGATCDGQVLVFHDMVGYASDITPKFVKRYANIGETIREAVETYNKEVEARSFPGPEHVFHASEETIKELYGEGVK from the coding sequence ATGGCACAAAACGACAGACCAATTACGACTTCGAGTATCCGCAAGAAAAAAGAAATGGGAACTCCGATTACTATGGTGACCGCCTATGACTATCCGTCAGCCAAATTAGTGGATGAAGCTGGCGCTGATATGATTCTGGTCGGTGATTCATTGGGAATGGTCGTACTCGGTTATGATTCCACCATCCCTGTTACGATGGAGGACATGCTACACCATACAAAAGCAGTAACGAGAGGAGCCAAGCGTGCCTTTGTCGTGGCGGACCTGCCTTTTCTCAGCTATCACGGAACAGTTGAGGAAGCGGTGAAAAACGCGGGCAGACTAATGCAAGAAGGGCTGGCCAAGGCGGTCAAAATGGAAGGAGGCCGTGAACTGGCCCCAATCATTACGCGCTGTGTACAAGCAGGCATCCCTGTCGTTGGACATATTGGACTTACACCGCAATCGGTACATCAATTAGGCGGTTACAAAGTACAAGGAAGAGATCTGGAGGCAGCCAAAAAATTGTTGGAAGAAGCCCTTGCTATTCAAGAAGCGGGTGCATTCGCCATTGTGCTGGAATGTGTTCCGGAAGAGGTCGCAGGCATGATTGCAGACAAGCTGGACATTGCTGTGATCGGAATCGGAGCGGGTGCGACTTGTGATGGGCAAGTGCTGGTGTTCCATGATATGGTCGGCTACGCATCGGATATCACACCGAAATTCGTGAAGCGCTACGCAAATATCGGTGAAACAATCCGAGAAGCAGTGGAGACTTATAACAAAGAAGTTGAAGCAAGAAGCTTCCCGGGGCCAGAGCATGTCTTTCATGCCTCTGAAGAAACTATCAAGGAATTGTACGGGGAAGGAGTGAAGTAG
- the panC gene encoding pantoate--beta-alanine ligase — translation MMQTMMQQVSTIAEMRVHIKEAHRQGKTIGMVPTMGFLHEGHLSLVKAAREVCDLVVMSIFVNPLQFGPNEDFERYPRDIERDSKMAEEAGVDLLFTPEVSEMYPKPMLTNISVANVTTPLCGASRPGHFDGVSTVVNKLFQIVQPDYAFFGQKDAQQVAVVTQMVHDLSMPVQIIPCPIVREADGLALSSRNVYLSADERAQALVLSQSLKQAEAWLGEGMALSAIKDRIMQMISEKPLADIDYVEILSYPELTPVEQKTAGQTILIALAVRFGKTRLIDNTITSIK, via the coding sequence ATGATGCAAACAATGATGCAGCAAGTCTCCACAATCGCAGAGATGCGCGTTCATATAAAAGAAGCACATCGGCAAGGCAAAACGATCGGGATGGTACCGACCATGGGCTTTCTGCATGAAGGACATCTCAGCTTGGTGAAAGCTGCCCGTGAAGTGTGTGATTTGGTTGTGATGAGCATTTTCGTAAACCCGCTGCAATTTGGACCAAATGAAGACTTTGAACGTTATCCGCGCGATATTGAACGGGATAGCAAAATGGCGGAAGAAGCGGGTGTGGACCTCCTGTTTACTCCGGAAGTCAGCGAGATGTATCCGAAACCGATGTTGACCAACATTTCAGTGGCAAATGTGACGACTCCATTGTGTGGAGCTTCTCGTCCGGGTCATTTTGATGGCGTATCGACTGTCGTCAATAAATTGTTTCAAATTGTCCAGCCCGATTACGCCTTTTTTGGACAAAAGGATGCCCAGCAGGTAGCTGTTGTGACGCAAATGGTTCACGACTTGTCGATGCCCGTGCAAATCATTCCATGTCCGATTGTCCGCGAAGCGGATGGTCTTGCCCTGAGCTCTCGGAATGTATACTTGTCAGCGGATGAGCGAGCACAAGCACTCGTGCTATCACAGAGCCTGAAGCAAGCAGAAGCATGGCTAGGTGAGGGTATGGCCCTTTCTGCGATCAAGGATCGTATCATGCAAATGATTTCCGAAAAGCCTTTGGCTGATATTGATTATGTAGAAATTTTGAGCTACCCAGAACTTACACCAGTCGAGCAGAAAACGGCAGGTCAGACGATCCTCATTGCGCTAGCTGTTCGTTTTGGCAAAACACGTCTGATCGACAATACGATAACATCAATCAAGTAG
- the panD gene encoding aspartate 1-decarboxylase, protein MFRTMMKAKIHRATVTEANLNYVGSITIDKNLLDALDILPNEKVQIVNNNNGARLETYVIEGAPGSGVICLNGAAARLVQEGDIVIIIAYAMMTDEEARTYKPRVAIMDEKNQIKELIAEEVHATIL, encoded by the coding sequence GTGTTCCGCACCATGATGAAAGCAAAAATCCATCGCGCAACGGTAACTGAAGCAAACTTGAACTATGTTGGCAGTATTACCATCGACAAAAATTTGTTGGATGCACTGGATATTTTGCCAAATGAAAAAGTACAGATCGTTAATAACAACAACGGAGCTCGTCTGGAAACATACGTCATCGAAGGTGCTCCAGGCAGTGGTGTCATTTGCTTGAACGGAGCAGCTGCACGTCTCGTGCAAGAGGGCGATATCGTCATTATTATTGCCTATGCGATGATGACAGATGAAGAGGCAAGAACCTACAAGCCCCGTGTCGCCATCATGGATGAAAAAAATCAGATCAAAGAATTGATCGCAGAAGAAGTACACGCGACGATTCTGTAA
- a CDS encoding tetratricopeptide repeat protein, which translates to MKIEDWFHTLRNKAQTIEEKWQGASEQERLQLAEQLFQLRQVSDTVVDLWLQFEEKLSNAIRNIKEMEGQLPAEEKKTHQSKVNSESPKAVETNPYEPIFRRGEGFYHLRMFQDAKKCFAELVQKSPDWESGRLYYAYSLLLCEENELAFREFRLLGRTASSPTIVAISFNAIGCILAEEEQWLEATQAFKTSLEIKPEQEEAKYNLALCYLRDGDAQEALDELEPYLEKNEHDWEAQMLWLRAAKLLHTMDQTVEWSPPKGLQLPTRDLDSDTLQEMASLYETVGNYHRAQICYHFLTERSPKDGWTWHGLAWNTWLIAGTKRALTLVKKAISLAPENDDFLFSYGWMLLFDGRVEEAIKAFRIMLEKNRDNRLGQSGMISAYEKLGDTQEAKRLAKYFLEDAEPYVRSLGYFHLGRIAVVEENWRLAEQYFQRALPFADQLWEIPIYLQLCASKLGQSEMQTELVQP; encoded by the coding sequence GTGAAAATCGAGGACTGGTTTCATACGCTTCGTAACAAAGCGCAGACGATTGAAGAGAAGTGGCAGGGGGCTTCTGAACAAGAACGTCTTCAGCTCGCGGAACAATTGTTTCAATTGCGCCAAGTAAGTGATACAGTCGTAGACCTGTGGCTGCAATTCGAAGAAAAATTATCGAATGCAATTCGTAACATCAAGGAAATGGAAGGACAGCTTCCAGCGGAAGAAAAAAAGACGCATCAATCGAAGGTGAATTCAGAATCACCAAAAGCCGTTGAAACGAATCCATACGAGCCGATTTTTCGCCGTGGAGAAGGCTTTTATCATTTACGCATGTTCCAAGACGCGAAAAAGTGTTTTGCAGAATTAGTCCAAAAATCGCCAGACTGGGAAAGTGGACGCCTGTATTACGCCTACAGTCTCCTTTTGTGTGAGGAGAACGAATTAGCTTTTCGGGAATTCCGTCTTCTCGGCAGGACTGCAAGCTCACCTACCATTGTGGCTATCAGCTTTAATGCCATCGGGTGCATATTGGCAGAAGAGGAGCAATGGCTAGAGGCGACCCAAGCTTTTAAGACGTCTCTCGAGATCAAGCCAGAACAGGAAGAAGCCAAATATAACCTCGCGCTATGCTATTTAAGAGATGGCGACGCACAGGAAGCTTTGGACGAATTGGAGCCGTATCTAGAAAAAAACGAGCACGATTGGGAAGCGCAGATGCTATGGCTGCGTGCTGCCAAATTACTGCATACGATGGACCAGACGGTAGAATGGAGTCCACCGAAAGGCTTGCAACTGCCGACACGCGATTTGGACAGCGATACTCTTCAGGAAATGGCCTCCTTATACGAAACAGTGGGTAATTACCACCGGGCACAAATTTGCTATCATTTTTTGACGGAGCGTTCGCCAAAAGATGGGTGGACGTGGCATGGTTTGGCCTGGAATACGTGGCTCATTGCGGGTACGAAGCGCGCATTAACGCTCGTCAAAAAAGCGATCAGTCTTGCACCCGAAAATGACGACTTTCTTTTTAGTTATGGATGGATGCTGTTATTTGACGGAAGGGTAGAGGAAGCAATCAAAGCGTTTCGGATCATGCTGGAGAAAAACCGAGACAATCGCCTCGGACAATCCGGGATGATTTCCGCATACGAAAAGCTGGGGGATACACAAGAAGCAAAACGGTTGGCAAAGTATTTCCTGGAAGACGCTGAGCCATATGTACGTTCGTTAGGGTATTTTCATCTGGGAAGAATCGCAGTTGTGGAAGAAAATTGGCGCCTAGCTGAACAATATTTTCAACGGGCATTGCCATTCGCAGACCAGTTATGGGAAATCCCCATCTATCTACAATTGTGTGCAAGCAAGCTCGGTCAATCAGAAATGCAAACCGAGCTCGTACAGCCTTAA
- the dinG gene encoding ATP-dependent DNA helicase DinG translates to MNRLLVVDFETTGSHPRQGDSIIQIGAVAIDDGQITESFSTLIHPGQDIPPFITQLTGITNEMVADAPSLEEVFPDFLRLLDGRAFVAHNASFDLQFLQEALLSQGYYAFDGYVLDTVELSRVLLPMQNSYRLGELASELEIEHDNPHQADSDALATAQLFLHLLDILKRLPLVTIQRLQMLVSSFRSDIEVLLRTIEMEKLIELPELAGTPTETDSSDMWDVYRQLALRKREEKLTASLKRSHVDVTVTKAFADQLEDVLGENGHMQAKMSGYQRRDAQEAMMHAVYEAMEDGAHLLVEAGTGTGKSLAYLLPGIIWAHHNQQQLVVSTNTIQLQEQLFYKEIATLQESLPFSFTASTLKGRGNYLCLRKFEQAVDEPVEGSSQEMRLVKGQMLTWLTQTVTGDVEELSMPPSGQLLWQQVKSDTSSCLNRACPWFSRCYYFQAKERARDVDVLIVNHALFISDLQAENRILPPYEVAIVDEAHHLEDAATQHLGKQFSTTQLLFLLDRASVEESGSIARFAEELQSWMPAVQEDVATKLLELRKQSAALREKAQQWTQLLYAWASDRAEETADAGRETVRYRIESFVGKHEKIRKVTKKLIDGMTAYAADIEQLLRTTPQEEKPPFAVRSLLTDLFGLIKDWQNAVELLHFFLLEQDAEYVYWMEVESRTARKQVHLSAALLKVADSLAEPLFAQKRSLILTSATLTVKNSFSYIKSQFGLDQLPEERVRTLSLPSPFHYEEQGLLLIPSDFPAPGKESDHTYLEAVIQGCVDVVLASKGRTLILFTSHSMLRLVYQAMKERLAEAPEPYTLFGHGIDSNNRSKLVRLFRSMERSVLLGTSSFWEGVDIQGEWLSSLVIVRLPFAPPNHPVYQGRAELLKAEGKNAFMSLSLPQAVLQFKQGVGRLIRHHLDRGVVIVLDTRVVESRYGRSFLQSLPPFQIESGPWPTLRERIEPFLSMQSLSDS, encoded by the coding sequence TTGAATCGATTACTAGTTGTAGATTTTGAAACGACGGGAAGCCATCCACGCCAAGGTGACAGCATCATTCAGATTGGTGCCGTCGCAATCGATGACGGGCAGATTACCGAGAGTTTTTCCACCCTGATTCATCCGGGCCAGGATATTCCACCGTTTATTACCCAATTAACAGGGATTACCAATGAGATGGTTGCAGATGCTCCTTCCTTGGAAGAAGTGTTTCCAGATTTCTTGCGTTTATTGGACGGACGAGCTTTTGTTGCGCATAATGCAAGCTTTGATCTCCAATTTTTACAAGAAGCCCTGCTGAGCCAGGGCTATTATGCGTTTGACGGCTACGTGCTTGATACTGTGGAGCTATCCCGCGTTCTTTTGCCGATGCAAAATAGCTACAGACTCGGAGAACTGGCGTCTGAGCTGGAAATCGAGCACGATAATCCCCATCAAGCAGATAGCGATGCACTCGCAACGGCGCAGTTATTTCTTCACTTGCTCGATATTTTAAAGAGACTGCCGCTCGTGACGATCCAGCGCCTCCAGATGCTCGTCTCTTCGTTTCGCTCTGATATCGAGGTTCTCTTACGTACGATCGAAATGGAAAAGCTCATAGAGCTGCCAGAGCTGGCTGGAACACCAACCGAAACGGATTCCTCAGACATGTGGGATGTTTATCGCCAGTTGGCCCTTCGGAAGCGAGAAGAAAAATTAACAGCCTCGCTAAAACGTTCCCATGTCGATGTGACAGTGACCAAAGCGTTTGCTGACCAGCTCGAGGATGTTTTGGGCGAAAACGGGCACATGCAGGCGAAAATGTCGGGGTATCAACGTCGGGATGCTCAGGAAGCGATGATGCATGCCGTCTATGAGGCAATGGAGGATGGTGCCCATTTATTGGTAGAGGCTGGGACAGGTACGGGAAAATCATTAGCCTATCTCTTGCCGGGGATCATTTGGGCTCATCACAATCAGCAGCAGCTGGTAGTCAGTACCAACACCATTCAATTGCAGGAACAGCTATTCTACAAGGAAATCGCTACCTTGCAGGAGTCTCTGCCGTTTTCCTTTACAGCTTCGACGCTAAAAGGCAGAGGAAATTACTTATGCTTGCGTAAATTTGAACAAGCCGTGGACGAGCCAGTAGAAGGAAGCAGCCAAGAAATGCGCTTGGTCAAAGGACAGATGCTGACTTGGCTCACGCAAACCGTTACCGGTGATGTGGAAGAGCTGAGTATGCCTCCGAGTGGCCAACTGCTGTGGCAACAGGTAAAAAGTGATACGAGCTCTTGTTTGAATCGGGCTTGTCCCTGGTTTAGTCGCTGCTACTATTTTCAGGCGAAGGAACGGGCGCGCGATGTCGATGTACTCATTGTCAATCACGCCCTATTCATTAGCGACTTGCAAGCGGAGAATAGAATCCTCCCTCCGTATGAAGTGGCCATCGTCGATGAGGCTCATCATTTGGAGGATGCCGCGACACAGCATTTAGGCAAGCAGTTTTCAACTACGCAACTTCTTTTCTTGTTAGATCGCGCATCGGTTGAAGAGAGTGGGTCAATTGCCCGCTTCGCAGAAGAGCTGCAAAGCTGGATGCCTGCGGTACAAGAAGATGTAGCCACTAAGCTTCTGGAGCTCAGAAAACAGTCCGCTGCCTTACGTGAGAAAGCGCAGCAATGGACACAGCTCTTGTATGCATGGGCATCAGATCGTGCGGAGGAGACGGCGGATGCTGGACGTGAGACGGTACGTTATCGGATCGAATCCTTTGTAGGCAAACACGAAAAAATACGCAAAGTAACCAAAAAGCTTATTGATGGGATGACCGCATACGCAGCGGACATCGAGCAGCTATTGCGAACGACTCCGCAAGAGGAAAAGCCTCCTTTTGCCGTACGCAGTCTACTGACAGATTTATTCGGCCTCATCAAAGACTGGCAAAACGCCGTGGAGCTGCTTCACTTCTTTTTGCTTGAGCAGGATGCCGAGTATGTATATTGGATGGAAGTAGAGTCCCGTACAGCTCGCAAGCAGGTTCATTTGTCAGCAGCACTCTTGAAGGTTGCCGACTCTCTGGCAGAACCGCTTTTCGCGCAAAAGCGGAGTCTGATCTTGACATCAGCCACTCTGACGGTCAAAAACAGCTTCTCCTACATCAAAAGCCAGTTTGGTCTCGACCAATTGCCCGAGGAACGAGTGCGTACCTTGTCACTGCCATCGCCGTTTCACTATGAAGAGCAGGGATTACTGTTGATTCCATCTGATTTCCCTGCACCAGGCAAAGAGAGTGACCATACGTATTTGGAGGCGGTCATTCAAGGGTGCGTGGATGTCGTACTGGCTTCGAAAGGAAGGACGCTGATCCTGTTCACCTCCCACTCGATGCTTCGACTTGTTTACCAAGCAATGAAGGAACGCCTTGCGGAGGCCCCAGAACCGTATACGTTATTTGGTCACGGGATTGATAGCAACAATCGGAGCAAGCTGGTGCGTCTGTTCCGAAGCATGGAGAGAAGTGTCCTACTTGGGACGAGCAGCTTCTGGGAAGGTGTCGATATCCAGGGGGAATGGCTGAGCAGTTTAGTCATTGTTCGCCTCCCATTTGCTCCACCGAATCATCCAGTCTATCAAGGAAGGGCAGAGCTTTTAAAGGCAGAAGGAAAAAACGCTTTTATGTCCTTGTCTCTTCCACAAGCTGTTCTGCAATTTAAACAAGGGGTAGGTCGATTAATTCGCCACCACTTGGATCGCGGGGTCGTGATCGTTCTAGACACACGTGTGGTTGAGTCGAGATATGGACGCTCTTTCCTTCAATCTTTGCCGCCATTTCAGATCGAAAGCGGTCCATGGCCAACGTTGCGAGAGCGCATAGAGCCATTCCTTAGTATGCAATCCCTGTCAGATTCATAA
- a CDS encoding ComEC/Rec2 family competence protein — protein sequence MLWKKAWPWWIVVLSAIFLCACSIDSHLYLQEAAVKIDDPFETETEQEFSGLIITYLALPHGESTLLRMPGGKTMLIDTGTVEDWPVLSARLAELKITRLDYVVLTNDLPEHMGGYVSLSEQVLVDAVILPKLIAPSIRHVVLLRSNQKQMEAEQGQVLTLDKEISMEVLLPDEPLFLSPQNNSLVFRLTHGQLRFLFMSAVNEKAEERLLERQNDRLKAEVLKVAGQGSNQGSSQPFLTQVDPQVAIIQTGRSRDQMKDGQTEVMERLGESWAETYVTSHDGSITILSNGKEYRILKQKN from the coding sequence ATGTTATGGAAAAAAGCGTGGCCTTGGTGGATTGTAGTTCTTAGTGCGATTTTCCTTTGCGCATGCTCGATTGATAGCCATTTGTATTTGCAAGAAGCAGCAGTGAAGATAGATGACCCGTTTGAAACAGAGACAGAACAGGAATTTTCGGGTCTCATTATCACTTACTTGGCACTTCCGCATGGTGAGAGTACGCTTTTGAGAATGCCAGGTGGCAAAACGATGCTGATTGATACGGGTACGGTAGAAGATTGGCCCGTTCTTTCGGCGCGCTTGGCAGAACTCAAGATCACACGGCTCGATTATGTAGTGTTGACGAACGATCTGCCTGAGCATATGGGAGGCTACGTTTCATTGAGCGAGCAAGTGCTTGTAGATGCCGTCATTTTGCCCAAGCTGATTGCACCATCGATTCGCCATGTCGTGCTGCTTCGCTCCAACCAAAAGCAGATGGAAGCAGAGCAAGGACAAGTACTCACTCTTGACAAGGAAATCTCCATGGAAGTTTTGCTCCCGGATGAACCGTTATTTTTATCGCCTCAGAACAATTCTCTCGTTTTTCGATTGACGCACGGTCAATTGCGATTTTTATTTATGAGCGCAGTGAATGAAAAAGCAGAGGAGCGACTGTTGGAACGGCAAAATGACAGACTGAAGGCGGAAGTGCTAAAGGTAGCCGGTCAAGGGAGCAATCAAGGCTCTTCGCAACCGTTTCTGACGCAGGTCGATCCTCAGGTCGCCATTATTCAGACAGGCCGATCGCGGGATCAAATGAAAGACGGTCAGACGGAAGTCATGGAGCGCCTGGGTGAGTCTTGGGCCGAGACATACGTTACCAGCCACGACGGTTCCATTACCATTTTATCGAATGGAAAAGAATATCGGATTTTGAAGCAAAAGAATTAG
- a CDS encoding redox-sensing transcriptional repressor Rex, protein MAKHEKISEAVVRRLPIYLRYLSYLQQVEVTTVSSQQMGKNLDVNPAQIRKDLAAFGDFGKKGIGYDVDYLVEKIREILKLTDEIRVALVGAGHLGHAISNYNAYLKDNMRIAAIFDSNPEKQGKKVAGIPIQPLSELKETIVNKQIKLAIITVPAPAAQSVCDQLTQAGIRGILNFAPTTIRAGKDVRIHYADVTSNLQSLAYYLT, encoded by the coding sequence GTGGCAAAACACGAAAAGATTTCAGAAGCGGTCGTCCGTCGTTTGCCGATTTATCTGCGTTACCTCAGTTATTTGCAGCAAGTTGAGGTGACCACCGTTTCCTCCCAACAGATGGGCAAGAATCTTGATGTGAATCCTGCCCAAATCAGAAAAGATCTTGCAGCTTTTGGTGATTTTGGAAAAAAGGGAATCGGCTACGATGTCGATTATCTGGTGGAAAAAATCCGTGAAATTCTGAAGCTAACCGATGAAATCCGTGTCGCTTTGGTCGGAGCTGGGCATTTGGGCCATGCCATTAGTAACTACAACGCTTATTTGAAAGATAACATGCGGATTGCGGCCATCTTTGACAGTAATCCAGAGAAGCAGGGCAAAAAAGTCGCAGGGATACCGATTCAGCCTTTATCAGAGCTGAAGGAAACAATCGTAAACAAGCAAATCAAGCTCGCGATTATTACGGTACCGGCACCTGCAGCGCAATCCGTATGTGATCAGTTGACTCAAGCGGGTATCAGGGGGATCTTGAATTTTGCCCCTACGACGATTCGCGCAGGGAAAGATGTTCGCATTCACTATGCGGATGTGACGTCCAACCTGCAAAGCTTGGCCTACTATTTGACGTAA
- a CDS encoding amidohydrolase, with protein MKKTILIHATVITVNDTNEVIYDGAVAFEGNKITYVGPTPEDLSEAGYDEVIDQKGDYILPGLINTHGHAGMSLLRGYADDLPLQQWLEDKMWPLEAQFTGDTVKWGTQLSLIEMIRTGTTTFVDMYDHMDVVAKEVDAAGMRARLCRGMIGLCSEEERQTKLKDATLFAKEWHNQADGRITVMMAPHAPYTCSPEFITQIIEKADELSLPLHIHMSETAWEVGQNEKDYGLRPVAHLEKLGMFNRPTLVAHAVHLTDEEIDILAKYNVRVSHNVVSNLKLASGVAPVPKMLAKGVSVSLGTDSSASNNNLNLFEELKLAAILHKGVNNDPVAVPAEEALRMATRYGAEGVFQEETLGSIEVGKQADLIVLDSHQAHFHPAHQPISHVVYAANGRDVKDTIVAGKFLMRNHKLLTIDEERAIYEANRVFQTLKR; from the coding sequence ATGAAAAAGACGATCCTCATTCACGCAACAGTCATTACCGTTAACGATACGAATGAAGTCATTTACGATGGTGCCGTAGCGTTCGAAGGCAACAAAATTACGTATGTGGGCCCAACTCCTGAGGACCTATCGGAAGCGGGATACGATGAAGTCATCGATCAAAAAGGTGATTACATACTGCCTGGCTTAATCAACACGCATGGACATGCTGGTATGTCCCTCCTACGAGGGTATGCAGATGATTTGCCGCTGCAACAATGGCTGGAAGATAAAATGTGGCCATTGGAGGCACAATTCACGGGAGACACAGTAAAATGGGGTACCCAATTGTCTCTTATCGAGATGATTCGTACTGGAACCACCACGTTTGTAGATATGTATGATCATATGGATGTTGTGGCAAAGGAAGTCGATGCAGCAGGCATGCGTGCCCGCCTTTGCCGCGGTATGATCGGTCTGTGCTCTGAAGAAGAACGTCAAACAAAGCTGAAAGACGCGACTCTTTTTGCAAAAGAATGGCATAATCAGGCAGACGGGCGCATTACCGTCATGATGGCACCGCATGCACCGTACACCTGCTCGCCAGAATTTATTACCCAAATTATCGAAAAAGCTGATGAGCTTTCCTTGCCACTTCATATCCATATGTCTGAAACGGCTTGGGAAGTCGGTCAAAACGAGAAGGACTACGGTCTGCGTCCAGTTGCTCATTTGGAAAAGCTGGGTATGTTCAATCGCCCAACACTCGTCGCGCACGCTGTTCACCTAACGGATGAAGAAATCGACATTTTGGCAAAATACAATGTGAGAGTTTCTCATAATGTAGTGAGCAACCTGAAGCTGGCAAGCGGTGTTGCGCCTGTTCCGAAAATGTTGGCAAAAGGTGTAAGCGTGTCACTGGGTACCGACAGCTCGGCAAGCAACAACAATTTGAATTTGTTTGAGGAATTGAAACTCGCTGCGATCCTGCACAAAGGTGTGAACAACGATCCAGTAGCCGTACCAGCAGAGGAAGCACTTCGCATGGCAACTCGTTATGGCGCAGAAGGGGTATTCCAAGAGGAAACGCTCGGAAGCATTGAAGTAGGCAAGCAAGCTGACTTGATCGTACTGGATAGCCACCAAGCCCATTTCCACCCGGCTCACCAACCGATTTCACATGTGGTGTACGCGGCAAATGGACGCGATGTGAAAGATACGATTGTAGCGGGTAAATTTTTGATGCGTAATCATAAGCTCTTGACTATCGATGAGGAGCGCGCGATTTACGAAGCAAACCGCGTATTCCAAACATTAAAACGGTAA
- a CDS encoding DUF5590 domain-containing protein, producing MLVRIILSIVAVILLTGAGFAYHLTASLAGERNQFEETVRQWVFDRTTITEIESIDEYRGKESYAVVIGKNKAGTQVVAWMTDQKVSFDRMDLAVPKKNVEEAVYKSFPQSEITHLVPGLENDKKFWEVTVKDKDGRFHYIHYDLFTGALLTSYVLAPT from the coding sequence GTGTTAGTACGAATTATCCTATCAATCGTAGCCGTCATTTTACTTACGGGAGCTGGGTTCGCCTATCACCTGACGGCTTCTTTAGCAGGAGAGCGCAATCAATTTGAGGAAACCGTTCGTCAGTGGGTCTTTGATCGCACGACAATCACGGAGATTGAATCCATTGATGAATATCGAGGCAAAGAGAGCTACGCTGTCGTCATCGGGAAAAATAAGGCGGGTACACAGGTTGTAGCATGGATGACAGATCAGAAGGTAAGCTTCGATCGAATGGATCTAGCTGTTCCAAAAAAGAATGTAGAAGAGGCGGTTTACAAGTCATTCCCTCAATCGGAGATCACTCATTTAGTTCCTGGTCTCGAAAACGATAAGAAATTTTGGGAAGTCACTGTCAAAGACAAAGACGGTCGTTTTCACTATATTCACTATGATCTATTCACTGGTGCTTTGCTAACCTCATACGTGCTCGCGCCAACCTAA